One stretch of Bacteroidota bacterium DNA includes these proteins:
- a CDS encoding tetratricopeptide repeat protein codes for MFRSSLLRFFLIASLLSIGLIGCGGSEEAVLEDELVTDTGVTEETPQEETPTEETPTEEQAPVEEPAQQPAQEQPVQQEGPTKEQLQTDLDAIKSENVQLKDENSSLQQSNKDLASKISDLEAANAALASAPKKSESVKIERRSSAPGSSSSEEIRAYEGAVNQARSRNYRDAMNEMQTLLNSGIKDDFADNCHYWLGECSYQLREYSQAIQHFMHVQGYRFSEKKDDAQLMIAQSYERLGDKAKAQSEFQKLVDMYPTSEYVKRARAKLK; via the coding sequence ATGTTTCGTTCATCTTTGTTACGATTTTTTCTTATCGCTTCTCTTTTATCAATCGGTCTCATCGGTTGCGGCGGCTCGGAAGAGGCGGTGTTGGAAGACGAATTGGTAACTGATACTGGAGTTACAGAAGAAACACCGCAGGAAGAAACACCCACAGAAGAAACTCCGACTGAAGAACAGGCACCAGTTGAAGAACCCGCACAACAACCTGCTCAAGAGCAACCTGTGCAACAAGAAGGCCCAACAAAAGAACAATTGCAAACCGATCTGGATGCCATTAAATCTGAAAACGTTCAGTTGAAAGATGAAAACTCCTCTTTGCAACAATCAAACAAAGATCTTGCGAGTAAAATCTCGGATTTAGAAGCTGCAAACGCTGCTCTCGCCTCTGCTCCAAAAAAATCTGAATCAGTAAAAATTGAACGACGGTCTTCCGCACCAGGTTCGTCATCTTCCGAAGAGATCAGAGCATATGAAGGTGCTGTTAATCAGGCGCGCAGTAGGAATTACCGCGATGCAATGAACGAAATGCAGACTTTATTGAATAGCGGAATTAAAGATGATTTTGCAGATAATTGCCATTATTGGCTTGGCGAATGCAGTTACCAGTTGAGAGAATACTCACAAGCAATTCAGCATTTTATGCACGTACAAGGATATCGATTCTCAGAAAAGAAAGATGATGCTCAGTTAATGATCGCTCAAAGTTATGAACGACTCGGCGATAAAGCGAAAGCTCAATCAGAATTCCAGAAATTAGTCGATATGTACCCCACAAGCGAATATGTAAAACGTGCACGAGCCAAATTGAAATAG
- a CDS encoding ABC transporter ATP-binding protein encodes MQDDEILGKAYDAQLMKRLVIYLRPYKWQVALAIFLSFAVSGLEAVRPYFTKIAVDVNIANKDSAGLLTTTILFLLLLIIRGVVQYYNAYITQKIGQETIFDLRMELFRHLQRLSLKFYDKNPIGRLITRVTNDVEVLNEMFSSGIVMVFSDVFMIIGIVWFMFSMNAELALLSLSVLPFLIYGTFLFRKKAREAYREVRLYIARINTFMQEHITGMLVDQIFNREKKAFSEFEQHNAGHREANIKSIFYYAIFYPGVDLIGAISVGLIIWYAGGNALQGTVTIGTVMAFLQFNEMFWRPIRDLSEKYNIMQTAMASSERIFKLLDDTSFIAEAEQPKQFENIAGKIEFRNVWFAYNDENWVLKDISFTINPGETVAFVGHTGAGKTTIINLLSRFYEVQKGEILIDGINIREVALSDLRKHIAVVLQDVFLFSGDIKGNVNLGNEEISLEQIQEACRIVGVDRFIDSLPKRYDEEVKERGSTLSVGQKQLLSFARALAFNPKILVLDEATSSVDTETEILIQSAIQKLLAHRSAIVIAHRLSTIQNADAIVVMHKGEIREMGTHQELLLHKGIYHKLYLLQYKEQEAA; translated from the coding sequence ATGCAAGATGACGAAATATTAGGGAAAGCATACGACGCTCAATTGATGAAGCGACTGGTCATCTATCTGCGCCCTTATAAGTGGCAGGTGGCGTTGGCAATATTTTTATCTTTTGCCGTATCGGGACTCGAAGCAGTTCGTCCGTATTTTACCAAGATTGCCGTAGACGTTAACATTGCAAATAAGGACAGTGCCGGATTGTTAACAACCACGATCCTTTTTTTACTGTTGCTGATTATTCGCGGTGTCGTTCAATATTATAATGCCTACATCACCCAAAAGATCGGACAGGAGACAATCTTTGATCTTCGTATGGAACTGTTCCGGCATTTGCAACGACTGTCATTAAAATTTTACGATAAAAATCCTATCGGTCGATTGATCACGCGTGTGACGAACGATGTTGAAGTGCTGAACGAAATGTTTTCATCTGGAATTGTGATGGTCTTCAGTGATGTCTTCATGATTATCGGTATCGTTTGGTTCATGTTCTCTATGAATGCGGAACTTGCTCTGCTTTCGCTAAGCGTGCTGCCATTTTTGATCTATGGGACATTCCTGTTCCGGAAAAAAGCGCGCGAAGCATATCGTGAAGTCCGCTTGTACATTGCCAGAATCAATACGTTTATGCAGGAACATATTACCGGTATGCTGGTCGATCAGATCTTCAATCGGGAAAAAAAGGCGTTCAGCGAATTTGAACAACACAATGCGGGACATCGCGAAGCAAACATTAAATCGATCTTCTATTACGCAATTTTTTATCCGGGAGTGGATCTCATTGGAGCTATTTCTGTTGGGTTGATCATTTGGTATGCGGGTGGAAACGCACTTCAAGGGACAGTCACCATTGGTACGGTGATGGCGTTTCTCCAATTCAACGAAATGTTCTGGCGTCCCATTCGGGACCTTTCGGAAAAATATAACATCATGCAGACAGCGATGGCTTCGTCCGAACGGATCTTTAAACTGTTGGATGATACGTCATTCATTGCAGAAGCAGAACAACCGAAGCAATTTGAAAATATTGCGGGAAAGATCGAATTTAGGAATGTCTGGTTTGCGTATAATGATGAAAATTGGGTTCTCAAGGATATCTCATTCACAATCAATCCTGGTGAAACCGTTGCATTTGTCGGTCATACGGGTGCAGGGAAGACAACAATTATCAATTTGTTATCACGGTTTTACGAGGTTCAAAAAGGGGAGATCCTTATTGACGGGATAAATATCCGTGAGGTTGCACTTTCTGATTTGCGGAAACATATTGCCGTTGTGTTGCAGGACGTTTTCCTTTTTTCCGGAGATATCAAAGGGAATGTCAATCTGGGAAATGAAGAGATATCACTGGAACAGATACAAGAGGCTTGCCGAATTGTGGGTGTTGATCGATTTATTGATTCATTGCCAAAGAGATATGATGAGGAAGTGAAGGAACGCGGATCCACGCTTTCTGTCGGACAAAAACAACTTCTTTCGTTTGCCCGAGCTCTGGCCTTCAATCCGAAGATCCTTGTGCTTGATGAAGCAACATCCAGTGTAGATACGGAGACGGAAATCCTTATCCAATCTGCTATTCAAAAACTGCTTGCTCATCGGTCAGCAATTGTTATCGCACACCGCTTATCGACCATACAAAATGCGGATGCAATCGTTGTCATGCATAAAGGTGAGATCCGCGAAATGGGAACGCATCAGGAATTGTTGCTGCACAAAGGGATTTATCACAAATTGTATTTGCTGCAGTATAAAGAACAAGAAGCTGCATAA
- a CDS encoding transposase, with product MRPKHFSIPNGLFFLSVHCARGIKPFTNERACTTYLNVLKKKVVDLEIKLFGYVVMPDHVHLLLQQPEQMTLEKLMNHINGASAREINKQQNTVGEKLWQGGFHDVFLREAIDFAIKVNYIHNNPVKAGLVVHPENYSFSSAKTYVSKIGSSLLVVKDFDKYSLENIVKQINGIL from the coding sequence ATGCGTCCGAAACATTTTTCAATTCCAAACGGATTATTCTTTCTATCTGTGCATTGTGCACGAGGTATCAAACCGTTTACAAATGAGCGAGCCTGCACAACGTATTTGAATGTGCTGAAGAAAAAAGTTGTCGATTTAGAGATAAAGCTATTTGGGTATGTTGTTATGCCGGATCATGTTCATCTACTATTACAACAGCCGGAACAAATGACACTGGAAAAATTGATGAACCATATCAACGGTGCATCTGCAAGAGAAATTAATAAGCAGCAAAATACTGTTGGAGAAAAATTATGGCAGGGTGGGTTTCACGATGTCTTTCTACGCGAAGCAATCGATTTTGCAATTAAAGTGAATTACATCCATAACAATCCGGTAAAAGCGGGGCTTGTTGTACATCCTGAAAACTATAGCTTTTCATCAGCAAAGACGTATGTATCCAAAATTGGTTCATCTCTCCTTGTCGTAAAAGATTTTGACAAGTATTCTTTAGAAAATATTGTAAAACAGATAAATGGGATTTTATAG
- the fbp gene encoding class 1 fructose-bisphosphatase, protein MPQSKIVTLERHIIDIERQHPGATGHFSNVLRDLTLAIKIIWREVSKAGLVNILGVAGTQNVSGDTVKKLDVFADETIFRAMDHGGHLCVMASEEHESIIGIPDQYPKGKYVLLYDPLDGSGNIDANVSIGTIFSIYRRVSNHGNGTIEDVLQPGYKQIAAGYVVFGSSTMLVYSTGDGVHGFTLDPSIGEFLLSHEDIKIPKRGKIYSVNEGNYKWWDNGVKKYIKYLQDEDKATSRPYSSRYIGSLVADFHRNLLYGGIYLYPGDSRNKNGKLRLMYENNPLAYLCEQAGGRAIDGEKRILDVVPTELHQRTPLFIGSEEDVTLCEKFLREG, encoded by the coding sequence ATGCCGCAAAGTAAAATCGTTACGTTAGAACGTCATATTATTGACATAGAACGCCAGCATCCCGGTGCGACAGGACATTTTTCAAATGTTCTACGGGATTTGACTCTTGCTATTAAAATCATTTGGCGTGAAGTGAGCAAAGCGGGATTGGTAAACATTTTGGGAGTTGCCGGAACACAAAATGTTTCTGGTGACACAGTAAAAAAGTTAGATGTGTTTGCTGATGAAACAATTTTTAGAGCAATGGATCATGGAGGCCATCTCTGCGTGATGGCTTCGGAAGAACATGAGTCAATCATCGGCATTCCCGATCAATATCCAAAAGGGAAATATGTGCTGCTGTATGATCCGCTTGACGGTTCGGGAAATATCGATGCCAATGTTAGCATCGGAACAATCTTTTCCATTTATCGCAGAGTATCGAACCATGGAAATGGAACAATAGAAGACGTCTTGCAGCCAGGATATAAGCAAATTGCGGCAGGATACGTTGTGTTTGGTTCAAGTACAATGTTGGTTTATTCAACAGGAGACGGCGTTCATGGATTTACGCTTGATCCGAGTATAGGAGAATTTCTTCTTTCGCATGAGGATATCAAGATCCCCAAACGGGGGAAGATCTACAGCGTCAATGAGGGGAACTACAAATGGTGGGACAATGGTGTAAAGAAGTACATTAAATATCTGCAGGATGAAGATAAAGCGACATCACGTCCGTATTCAAGCAGGTATATCGGTTCCCTTGTTGCGGATTTCCATCGCAATCTTTTATATGGAGGAATCTATTTATACCCGGGTGACTCTCGAAATAAAAATGGAAAACTGCGTTTAATGTACGAAAATAATCCCCTTGCGTATCTTTGCGAACAGGCAGGTGGGAGGGCAATCGACGGCGAAAAGCGTATTCTTGATGTTGTTCCGACGGAACTTCACCAACGTACACCTCTATTTATCGGCAGTGAAGAAGATGTGACGCTATGTGAAAAATTTTTACGTGAAGGTTGA